TTTGAAGTAATATAGTGTGGTCAGTATctaataggcctactgtaggctACATCTTCATACATGGCTTTAGTGCAGTGGCCTTTGCAGTTAGTCTCCTAATATAGTAAACTGTTCAAACAGCTCTGCAGTAATGCAGTGGGCTATGTCAACTATTGGCTATGACAAATAtgcttaaatacattttactgataAACTATTACTTTGATCAGAGACTTGAGTTTTTCTCAGCTGTGGGAGGGAATGTTGGTCACCttacacatacagagagaggaaaTTCATCTCAGAGATTGTATGGAGCACTCAGCATATAATCAGATTTGTTGGTTGTAATTGCACCCTGTGAGAGCTGATACAGTATTACTGGCTGGCATATTGATCCTGCAGTGTACTCATATGAGGGAGAAGTCATAACCTAATACACATAGACACGATGGAGCCAATGTGCTCAAATGGTTCTGCCCCCACCCCCTGCTTGTTATTTTCAACTGCCCTTATCTTGCCTGTTTGTAGGAAGGCCTTGAAATAACATAGCATTTCTGGGAATTAATATTTTAGTTGGGGAAAGATGttacaatttacaaaatgaatggTTCAGAAATATATACCAGTGGATACAAGTTTTTGAATATGCATGCTCCAAATCTAAATTAATAAATCAATTGAAAAGCATGAGTTTTCTCACTCATTGCATTCAAAACACATGGTTATCACATTAATATTGTAGTCTTTCTCTGCTTTCTGTTCTGTCCTGTAGCTCTTCGCAGGCGGATCTGCCTGAACCCACGAGTGTGTGGAGCCTTTATCTCCTCGTGGCCCACCGTGGCCCCACCCTGTCTGAAACCTGCAGGTCCCATCTTCCTCCAGCATGACGGTTGCTACCAGCGACCCTACGGATGAAGCCGCAGCACATCCGGGTCAGCCTCAGGACCAGTACGACCCAGAGCTGGACCATGAGTGCTGCGAGAGGGTCGTCATCAACATATCAGGCTTGCGCTTTGAGACGCAGCTCAAGACCCTCTCCCAGTTTCCCGAGACGCTGCTGGGGGATCCTAAGAAAAGGATGAGGTATTTTGATCCTCTCCGGAATGAGTACTTTTTTGATCGAAATCGACCAAGTTTTGATGCTATTCTGTATTATTACCAATCAGGAGGGAGGCTGCGCCGGCCTGTTAATGTGACCCTGGACATTTTTTCTGAGGAGATCCGGTTTTATGAATTGGGTGAGGAGGCTATGGAAATCTTTAGGGAGGATGAAGGTTTCATAAAGGAAGAGGAGCGGCCTCTGCCAGAGAATGAGTTTCAGAGACAAGTATGGTTGCTGTTTGAGTATCCAGAAAGCTCAGGTCCTGCGCGTATCATTGCCATCATCTCTGTCATGGTGATTCTTATCTCTATTGTCAGCTTCTGTCTGGAGACATTGCCAATTTTCCGAAAGGATGATGAGGAGATGTACAATTTTCCATTCCAGTCAATGTCCAATGCCACCTCTACCTATGACAGCTCGGCATATTTTAAAGACCCTTTCTTCATCGTGGAGACCCTCTGTATCATCTGGTTTTCTTTTGAGTTCCTAGTTAGGTTCTTTGCCTGTCCCAGTAAAGCTGGATTTTTTGGCAACATCATGAACATCATTGATATTGTGGCAATCATCCCCTACTTCATCACCCTGGGAACAGAGCTAGCAGAGAGGCCAGAGGACGGCCAGGCAGGCCAGCAGGCTATGTCTTTGGCTATTCTCCGTGTTATTCGTTTAGTCAGGGTATTTCGTATCTTTAAACTCTCACGTCACTCCAAGGGGCTCCAGATCTTGGGCCAGACTCTGAAGGCTAGTATGCGTGAGCTGGGCCTTCTCATCTTCTTCCTGTTCATCGGCGTCATCCTCTTCTCCAGTGCTGTCTACTTTGCAGAAGCAGACGAGCCACAATCCCAGTTTAGCAGCATCCCTGAGGCCTTTTGGTGGGCCGTGGTTTCCATGACCACCGTGGGCTATGGAGAC
The genomic region above belongs to Sander lucioperca isolate FBNREF2018 chromosome 12, SLUC_FBN_1.2, whole genome shotgun sequence and contains:
- the kcna2b gene encoding potassium voltage-gated channel subfamily A member 2b translates to MTVATSDPTDEAAAHPGQPQDQYDPELDHECCERVVINISGLRFETQLKTLSQFPETLLGDPKKRMRYFDPLRNEYFFDRNRPSFDAILYYYQSGGRLRRPVNVTLDIFSEEIRFYELGEEAMEIFREDEGFIKEEERPLPENEFQRQVWLLFEYPESSGPARIIAIISVMVILISIVSFCLETLPIFRKDDEEMYNFPFQSMSNATSTYDSSAYFKDPFFIVETLCIIWFSFEFLVRFFACPSKAGFFGNIMNIIDIVAIIPYFITLGTELAERPEDGQAGQQAMSLAILRVIRLVRVFRIFKLSRHSKGLQILGQTLKASMRELGLLIFFLFIGVILFSSAVYFAEADEPQSQFSSIPEAFWWAVVSMTTVGYGDMVPTTIGGKIVGSLCAIAGVLTIALPVPVIVSNFNYFYHRETEGEEQAQYLNVPSVPKVSSADDLKKSGRSGSGSTLSKSDYVEIQEAVNHSTEDFRPEGMKTGNCTLSNTNYINITKMRTDV